One stretch of Azoarcus sp. KH32C DNA includes these proteins:
- a CDS encoding DUF6285 domain-containing protein has protein sequence MREQPRGDMLLASARQLLRDEVLPALPAERKHALLMAMNAMSIAERQLRNGDGPEARELAALRELLDDGKLSLADGSRSLAALIRAGEGDPGAPRRAAILAHLRKVGEQRVAESNPKALASKS, from the coding sequence ATGCGCGAACAACCGAGGGGCGACATGCTGCTGGCAAGTGCGCGCCAGCTGTTGCGTGACGAGGTGCTGCCCGCATTGCCGGCCGAGCGCAAGCATGCCCTGCTGATGGCGATGAATGCGATGTCGATCGCCGAGCGGCAGTTGCGCAACGGCGACGGCCCGGAGGCTCGAGAGCTTGCAGCGCTGCGCGAATTGCTCGATGACGGGAAGCTGTCGCTCGCCGACGGGAGCAGGAGCCTGGCCGCACTGATTCGCGCGGGAGAGGGCGATCCGGGTGCTCCTCGGCGGGCTGCGATCCTGGCTCATCTTCGCAAGGTGGGCGAGCAACGGGTCGCCGAAAGCAATCCGAAGGCGCTCGCGTCGAAATCCTGA
- a CDS encoding ubiquinol-cytochrome c reductase iron-sulfur subunit — protein sequence MEDKETCACAAQAPVNAHRRRIFKIAAVGLMAGMGLQGRSAQAMETVPEELRHATGDRLVEDDAEGEPTPLKLGDLRVGKPLLAFPFDVASKKVRSETRLNKIVLLRLPEAELDAESKAVSAGGVLAFSAICTHMGCDIKTWMSSEKVFACFCHGSKFRPLDHGSVAGGPAPRPLPVLPLKLEGDELVIAGPFATPPGFTAQA from the coding sequence ATGGAAGACAAAGAAACTTGCGCGTGCGCTGCACAAGCACCGGTTAATGCGCATCGCCGCAGGATCTTCAAGATTGCCGCGGTCGGCCTGATGGCCGGAATGGGCCTCCAGGGGCGCTCGGCGCAGGCGATGGAGACCGTGCCGGAGGAGCTGCGCCACGCAACGGGCGACCGCCTGGTCGAGGATGACGCGGAGGGCGAACCGACCCCGCTGAAGCTCGGTGACCTGCGGGTCGGCAAGCCGCTACTCGCTTTTCCCTTCGACGTCGCCTCGAAGAAGGTGCGTTCCGAGACCCGCCTGAACAAGATTGTCCTGCTGCGCTTGCCCGAGGCCGAGCTCGATGCCGAGTCCAAGGCGGTGTCCGCCGGCGGAGTGCTCGCGTTCTCGGCGATCTGCACGCACATGGGCTGCGACATCAAGACCTGGATGTCCAGCGAGAAGGTCTTCGCGTGCTTCTGCCACGGCTCCAAGTTCCGCCCGCTCGACCACGGATCGGTGGCAGGGGGCCCGGCACCGCGCCCGCTTCCTGTCCTGCCCCTCAAGCTCGAAGGCGACGAACTCGTCATCGCGGGGCCTTTCGCAACGCCGCCCGGCTTCACGGCGCAGGCATGA
- a CDS encoding PQQ-dependent dehydrogenase, methanol/ethanol family: MKGLMKGFAVCAMAALPAAVLAAVGNYTPVTDARLKNPEAANWLQYRGNYAGWGYSALSQITDKNVGKLQLAWAFATGQKEGHQSPPIVNNGYMFVTTPGAQVIALEAKTGKELWRYKKELPGEMLQLHPTNRGVALYGDKVYVATVDAHLVALDAKTGKEVWIKQVGDWKALQYITLAPLAAKGKIMVGSSGGETGVRGYVAAFDAETGEEAWRTYTTAAPGEPGGDTWPGETYKNGGGSIWITGSYDPDTNLAYWGTGNPAPWPTEGRKGDNLYTGSTIALDVDTGALKTYFQYNPNDAWDWDEVSAPLLIDTEVKGKKVKTAVHAGRNGYLWVLDRDGQKLKFVDAYPFVNNNTIKSIDPKTGRPTFIDEHRPGLGKGDVHFCPSLWGGKDWFPEAYNPKTGLLYVPANNNLCAELPEPEPTKYKKGDLYIGYPIEAILTGLRWAKGAKEAPKTMGEVQAWDLKTGKQVWTHKYPTFNWGPLLTTGGNLVFGGGTNDRMFRAFNATSGKVLWEAATPSGVTGVPTSFEVDGEQYIAVQSGWGVDAQRMQGGVDRLLGYQTVVPQGGTVMVYKLAK, encoded by the coding sequence ATGAAGGGCTTGATGAAAGGCTTCGCCGTATGTGCGATGGCGGCGCTGCCGGCGGCGGTGCTTGCCGCAGTCGGCAATTACACTCCCGTGACCGATGCGAGGCTCAAGAATCCCGAAGCCGCGAACTGGCTCCAGTACCGCGGTAACTACGCGGGCTGGGGTTACAGCGCGCTGTCGCAGATCACCGACAAGAACGTGGGCAAGCTGCAACTTGCCTGGGCCTTCGCGACCGGGCAGAAGGAAGGCCATCAGTCGCCGCCGATCGTGAACAACGGCTACATGTTCGTGACGACCCCCGGTGCGCAGGTCATTGCGCTGGAGGCGAAGACCGGCAAGGAGCTGTGGCGCTACAAGAAGGAGCTGCCCGGCGAGATGCTGCAACTGCATCCCACCAACCGTGGCGTCGCACTCTATGGTGACAAGGTGTATGTGGCAACGGTGGACGCCCACCTCGTCGCGCTGGACGCCAAGACCGGCAAGGAAGTGTGGATCAAGCAGGTCGGCGACTGGAAGGCCCTGCAGTACATCACGCTCGCTCCGCTTGCGGCGAAGGGCAAGATCATGGTCGGTTCCTCCGGCGGCGAGACGGGCGTGAGGGGCTATGTGGCGGCCTTCGACGCGGAGACCGGCGAAGAGGCGTGGCGGACCTACACCACGGCCGCGCCGGGTGAGCCGGGCGGCGACACGTGGCCGGGCGAGACGTACAAGAACGGCGGCGGCAGCATCTGGATCACCGGCAGCTACGATCCGGATACCAACCTGGCCTACTGGGGCACCGGCAACCCGGCGCCGTGGCCGACCGAGGGGCGCAAGGGCGACAACCTTTACACCGGTTCGACGATCGCCCTTGACGTCGACACCGGCGCGCTGAAGACCTACTTCCAGTACAACCCGAACGACGCCTGGGACTGGGACGAGGTGTCCGCGCCGCTGCTGATCGACACCGAGGTCAAGGGCAAGAAGGTGAAGACCGCCGTGCATGCGGGCCGCAACGGCTACCTGTGGGTGCTGGATCGCGACGGCCAGAAGCTGAAATTCGTCGATGCCTATCCCTTCGTCAACAACAACACGATCAAGTCGATCGATCCCAAGACCGGCCGTCCGACCTTCATCGACGAACACCGTCCGGGCCTGGGCAAGGGCGACGTGCATTTCTGCCCGTCGTTGTGGGGCGGCAAGGACTGGTTCCCTGAGGCCTACAACCCGAAGACCGGCCTGCTTTACGTGCCGGCCAACAACAACCTGTGCGCCGAGCTGCCCGAGCCGGAGCCGACGAAGTACAAGAAGGGCGACCTGTACATCGGCTACCCGATCGAGGCGATCCTGACCGGCCTGCGCTGGGCCAAGGGCGCGAAGGAGGCACCGAAGACGATGGGTGAGGTGCAGGCTTGGGATCTGAAGACCGGCAAGCAGGTCTGGACGCACAAGTACCCGACCTTCAACTGGGGACCGCTGCTCACCACGGGCGGCAACCTGGTCTTCGGCGGCGGCACCAACGACCGCATGTTCCGCGCCTTCAACGCGACCTCCGGCAAGGTCCTGTGGGAAGCAGCCACTCCCTCGGGCGTGACCGGCGTGCCGACCTCCTTCGAGGTCGATGGCGAGCAATACATCGCCGTGCAGTCGGGTTGGGGCGTCGATGCGCAGCGCATGCAGGGCGGCGTCGACCGGCTGCTCGGGTATCAGACGGTGGTGCCGCAGGGCGGCACGGTGATGGTCTACAAGCTGGCGAAATGA
- a CDS encoding GntR family transcriptional regulator gives MKILETQPKLVEQVHKAILEEISGGKLRPGSRIIQEQIAKELGVSRQPVQQALALLRNQGVLRDAPGRGLLVAPLDIKYVRNMYDMRAVIEGLACRRAAELNPKQAKAKGPALIRAGRKAVAAGAYNDMIAADMAFHHFIYALSENPFIAPAMEAHWTNTQRVMGGVLVNEEQPRNVWGQHEAMLDAIAAGDGQKAEELGRQHISQAADFMIQRLEENGSAAEEATG, from the coding sequence ATGAAGATCCTAGAAACCCAACCCAAGCTCGTCGAGCAAGTCCACAAGGCGATTCTCGAAGAAATTTCGGGCGGCAAGCTGCGCCCGGGCTCGCGGATCATCCAGGAGCAGATCGCGAAGGAACTGGGCGTGTCGCGCCAACCCGTGCAGCAAGCCCTGGCGCTCTTGCGCAATCAGGGCGTGCTGCGCGACGCGCCTGGCCGTGGCCTGCTGGTAGCGCCGCTCGACATCAAGTACGTCCGCAACATGTACGACATGCGGGCCGTCATTGAAGGTCTCGCATGCCGGCGCGCCGCTGAGCTGAACCCCAAGCAGGCGAAGGCCAAGGGACCGGCCCTGATCCGTGCGGGACGCAAGGCGGTCGCGGCTGGCGCATACAACGACATGATCGCCGCGGACATGGCCTTCCATCACTTCATCTACGCGCTGTCCGAGAACCCCTTCATCGCCCCCGCGATGGAGGCCCATTGGACGAACACGCAGCGCGTCATGGGCGGAGTGCTCGTCAACGAAGAGCAGCCCCGCAACGTCTGGGGCCAGCATGAGGCCATGCTGGATGCAATCGCAGCGGGAGATGGCCAGAAGGCCGAAGAACTCGGTCGGCAACACATCTCGCAGGCTGCCGACTTCATGATCCAGCGCCTCGAAGAAAACGGGTCCGCCGCCGAGGAAGCAACCGGCTGA
- a CDS encoding class I adenylate-forming enzyme family protein, with product MSHLLTISDAVATHARLMPEKLGTRDSRRSLTYAQWDERASRLAAGMLGLGLQKGDRVAVLAYNCIEWMEIYVALARAGLVAVPLNFRLTAPEIAYILGNCEAGALIAGAEFVSTVDSIRHELDGIAGRLVVIGSPTGAGWIGYEELVAQTAAPAEFPRVNPEEMCALLYTSGTTGRPKGAIRSHAGSTLIALATALEMGFTREDTALLVMPMCHANSLYFGTTFIHMGATCIIDDGRSFDPEKLVATLAQEKVTFTSLVPTHYIMVLALPDEVKKRYDMSSVGKLMISSAPARKDTKLAILEYFRNGKLYELYGSTEAGWVTLLRPDEQLVKLGSVGREWAGSGAIRLLDENGCEVPDGEVGELFSRTSYVFDGYWKNPEKTAEAFRGEWCSVGDMARRDADGYIWLVDRKSNMIISGGENIYPSEVEGVLGAHPKVKDVAVIGIPHDKWGETVQAVIVLHDGQRSDAEEMQAWCRERLAGFKCPRSIVFIADLDMPRTATGKILHRVLRQRLVPSSALTA from the coding sequence ATGAGCCATCTGCTGACCATTTCCGATGCTGTTGCGACCCACGCCCGACTGATGCCCGAGAAGCTCGGGACGCGGGACTCGCGTCGATCCCTGACCTACGCCCAATGGGACGAGCGGGCCAGTCGCCTTGCTGCTGGCATGCTCGGCCTGGGCTTGCAGAAGGGCGACCGGGTGGCCGTGCTCGCGTACAACTGCATCGAGTGGATGGAGATCTATGTCGCCCTGGCGCGCGCCGGGCTCGTCGCCGTGCCGCTCAACTTCCGGCTGACGGCGCCCGAAATCGCGTACATCCTCGGGAATTGCGAAGCCGGGGCCTTGATCGCGGGCGCCGAGTTCGTTTCCACCGTCGATTCGATCAGGCACGAACTGGACGGGATCGCAGGGCGCCTGGTCGTCATCGGAAGCCCGACCGGTGCCGGGTGGATCGGCTACGAGGAGTTGGTGGCGCAGACTGCCGCCCCGGCCGAATTCCCGCGTGTGAACCCGGAGGAAATGTGCGCGCTGCTCTATACGTCGGGAACCACGGGGCGCCCCAAAGGCGCAATCCGCAGCCATGCCGGCAGCACGCTGATCGCGTTGGCAACCGCCCTCGAAATGGGGTTCACGCGCGAGGACACGGCACTGCTGGTGATGCCGATGTGTCACGCCAATTCGCTGTATTTCGGCACGACCTTCATCCACATGGGGGCCACCTGCATCATCGACGACGGGCGCAGTTTCGACCCCGAGAAGCTGGTCGCGACGCTCGCGCAGGAAAAGGTCACGTTCACGTCGCTGGTCCCGACCCATTACATCATGGTCCTCGCGCTCCCCGACGAGGTGAAGAAGCGCTACGACATGAGCAGCGTCGGAAAGCTGATGATCTCCTCGGCGCCCGCGCGCAAGGACACCAAGCTCGCAATCCTCGAATACTTCCGCAACGGCAAGCTCTACGAGCTCTACGGTTCGACCGAAGCGGGCTGGGTCACGCTGCTGCGGCCGGACGAGCAGCTCGTGAAGCTCGGGTCGGTCGGGCGCGAATGGGCGGGCAGCGGGGCGATCCGGCTGCTCGACGAGAACGGCTGCGAGGTCCCCGACGGGGAGGTGGGCGAGCTGTTCTCGCGCACCTCCTACGTGTTCGACGGCTACTGGAAGAATCCGGAAAAGACTGCCGAGGCCTTCCGTGGCGAATGGTGTTCGGTGGGCGACATGGCGCGCCGCGACGCCGATGGCTACATCTGGCTCGTCGACCGCAAGAGCAACATGATCATCAGCGGCGGCGAGAACATCTACCCGTCCGAAGTCGAAGGCGTCCTGGGCGCGCATCCGAAAGTCAAGGATGTGGCCGTCATCGGCATTCCGCACGACAAGTGGGGTGAGACGGTGCAGGCGGTGATCGTGCTGCACGACGGCCAGCGCTCGGACGCCGAGGAGATGCAGGCCTGGTGCCGGGAGCGTCTCGCCGGTTTCAAGTGCCCGCGCTCCATCGTGTTCATCGCGGACCTGGACATGCCACGCACCGCGACCGGGAAGATCCTGCATCGCGTGCTGCGTCAGCGGCTCGTTCCTTCCAGCGCGCTGACGGCGTGA
- a CDS encoding histidine phosphatase family protein, with amino-acid sequence MSTLVLMRHGQASFGEARYDSLSETGRAQARHTGAWLGERGDMPTAVWTGPRRRQADTAALVIAASGIGHSPVLAPLLEEFAEGEEVLAAAAELFGRPMTGPEAPPRTEQLRCYDAAYEAWSRNRVAIPGRAAFGVFRGGVRQWLREVVAVPDAPSGQRILAVTSSGVIAAVVCDVLGLGDEQWCALVRLIQNGSLTEVVFSRGRTGLRTFNSAGHLPRELVSTI; translated from the coding sequence ATGAGTACGCTCGTCCTGATGCGACACGGGCAGGCCTCTTTCGGCGAAGCCCGTTACGACAGCCTGTCGGAGACCGGCCGTGCGCAGGCGCGGCACACCGGCGCGTGGCTGGGTGAGCGCGGCGACATGCCGACCGCCGTCTGGACGGGGCCTCGCCGGCGTCAGGCGGATACGGCCGCGCTGGTGATCGCTGCCTCCGGGATCGGACATTCGCCCGTGCTCGCGCCGCTTCTCGAGGAGTTTGCGGAAGGGGAGGAAGTGCTGGCAGCGGCGGCCGAACTATTCGGCCGGCCGATGACCGGGCCTGAGGCCCCGCCGAGGACCGAACAACTGCGCTGTTACGACGCCGCTTACGAAGCCTGGTCGAGGAATCGGGTCGCGATACCGGGGCGGGCCGCGTTTGGGGTCTTCCGCGGTGGTGTGCGGCAGTGGTTGCGTGAGGTCGTCGCGGTTCCTGATGCGCCCTCCGGGCAGCGCATCCTTGCGGTGACCTCCTCCGGGGTGATCGCTGCCGTTGTCTGCGACGTCCTCGGACTCGGTGACGAACAATGGTGCGCGCTCGTGCGCCTGATCCAGAATGGTTCGCTGACGGAAGTCGTGTTCTCGAGGGGACGGACCGGCCTACGAACGTTCAACAGCGCCGGCCACTTGCCGCGGGAGCTGGTTTCCACAATATGA
- a CDS encoding AEC family transporter, with translation MQQILQVTFPFFALVLCGYLAARRRLLPLEAIPGLNTFVLFFALPCMLFRFGAGTPIARLLDLNAFIVYVVCALAMVGLTVISTRKGAIGWNDASFGALVAAFPNSGFMGMPLLVSLLGARAAGPVMVPLAVDMVITSSLCIALSRLSTADGGGARQAAVKALKSVMVNPLPWAIMLGGLSSATGFLPYKPLMRVIEMLADAGSPTALFTIGAVLARSQAAVKAPHPQRRGIGDVPLVVLYKLIVHPALIFGVGTLAIALGLPLDPFTLTVLVLVAALPSASNVPMLTERFGADTGRVARVVLVTTACAFLTFSGAVAVLVR, from the coding sequence ATGCAACAGATTCTGCAGGTGACCTTCCCCTTCTTCGCGCTGGTGCTGTGCGGCTATCTCGCGGCCCGGCGCCGGCTGCTGCCGCTGGAGGCGATTCCGGGGTTGAACACCTTCGTGCTGTTCTTCGCGCTGCCTTGCATGCTCTTCCGTTTCGGTGCGGGCACGCCGATCGCGAGGCTGCTCGATCTCAATGCCTTCATCGTCTACGTGGTCTGCGCGCTGGCCATGGTCGGCCTGACCGTCATCAGCACGCGCAAGGGCGCGATCGGCTGGAACGATGCGTCCTTCGGTGCGCTGGTGGCGGCCTTCCCGAACTCCGGCTTCATGGGCATGCCGCTGCTCGTGTCGCTGCTGGGCGCCCGCGCGGCCGGACCGGTGATGGTGCCGCTCGCCGTGGACATGGTGATCACGTCGTCGCTGTGTATTGCGCTCTCGCGCCTGAGTACTGCCGATGGAGGCGGGGCGCGCCAGGCGGCCGTGAAGGCGCTGAAGAGCGTGATGGTGAATCCTTTGCCATGGGCGATCATGCTCGGCGGGCTGTCGTCGGCGACCGGGTTCCTCCCCTACAAGCCCCTCATGCGGGTCATCGAGATGCTGGCCGACGCGGGCTCGCCCACCGCGTTGTTCACGATCGGCGCGGTGCTGGCACGGTCCCAGGCGGCGGTGAAGGCGCCACATCCGCAGCGGCGGGGCATCGGGGACGTTCCCCTGGTCGTGCTCTACAAGCTGATCGTCCACCCAGCGCTGATCTTCGGTGTCGGGACGCTCGCGATCGCGCTGGGCCTCCCCTTGGATCCGTTCACGCTGACGGTGCTCGTGCTGGTTGCGGCGCTGCCGAGCGCGAGCAACGTCCCGATGCTCACGGAGCGCTTCGGGGCCGACACGGGCCGCGTCGCGCGCGTCGTGCTCGTCACGACGGCGTGCGCCTTCCTGACCTTCTCGGGGGCCGTCGCGGTGCTGGTCCGCTAG
- a CDS encoding thiamine pyrophosphate-binding protein: MAISEQSAAAVIARFLKQRGVKRVYSLCGGHIMPIWMRLDAEGIRIIDVRDERAAVYMAHADAQLNGGFGVAMVTAGPGVTNAMTGIANAHVARVPVLVLSGLPPRPQENRGALQDIVHTDLVRSITRYARTVRQPELVLQELDEAVSRAIGQGGEPGPVYLDFPVDTLRGEVPLAIQLPEHFAPKAMPTQTPDPVAVQAAVELLWSAKRPLFISGRGAQGSGPALCQLLSRLDAAYLDTGESRGLVPEDHPSVVAAMRGSVMGQADLVVTVGRRLDFQLAYGSPAVFGDARFLRIADCAAELRDNRRGAVELMATPALAIEAILAAAGDRTPATDVEWTRALRAKHCERADKLVSSMRNAPPGSDGLMHPNRLIAALRDALPSDAVVVADGGDFLSFARVGLPATTYLDPGSLGCIGVGTPFGVAASLACPDRTVVVATGDGAFGFNAMELDSAVRHKAPVLVVVANNGAWAIEVRDQQETHGKVCGTRLQFSDHAAMARAFGMHAERVEKAEDLPGAIERALANRPALLDVLVTPDAASSDAKSGLAWVPDLQPLAAWNDAERRWRDGDGA, translated from the coding sequence ATGGCAATTTCGGAGCAGTCGGCGGCGGCAGTGATCGCGCGCTTTCTCAAACAGCGCGGCGTCAAGCGCGTCTATAGCCTCTGCGGCGGCCACATCATGCCGATCTGGATGCGGCTCGATGCGGAAGGCATCCGCATCATCGATGTGCGCGACGAACGTGCGGCCGTGTACATGGCCCACGCGGACGCGCAACTCAACGGCGGGTTCGGCGTCGCCATGGTCACGGCGGGCCCCGGTGTCACCAATGCCATGACCGGTATCGCGAATGCCCATGTCGCGCGCGTCCCGGTCCTGGTGCTGTCCGGCCTGCCGCCGCGCCCGCAGGAAAACCGCGGCGCCCTGCAGGACATCGTGCATACCGACCTCGTGCGCTCGATCACCCGCTACGCACGCACCGTCCGCCAACCGGAACTCGTGCTCCAGGAACTCGACGAAGCCGTCTCGCGTGCGATCGGCCAGGGGGGAGAACCGGGCCCCGTCTATCTCGACTTCCCCGTCGATACGCTGCGCGGAGAGGTCCCTCTTGCGATTCAGCTGCCTGAGCATTTCGCGCCCAAGGCGATGCCGACCCAGACCCCAGACCCCGTCGCCGTGCAGGCGGCCGTCGAGCTGCTATGGTCGGCCAAGCGTCCGCTCTTCATCTCCGGGCGAGGCGCGCAGGGCTCGGGTCCGGCGCTTTGCCAGCTCCTCAGCCGCCTCGACGCGGCCTATCTCGACACCGGCGAAAGCCGCGGCCTCGTGCCCGAAGACCACCCGTCCGTGGTCGCGGCGATGCGCGGTTCCGTCATGGGCCAGGCAGATCTGGTCGTGACCGTCGGCCGGCGTCTCGATTTCCAGCTCGCCTACGGCTCGCCTGCCGTCTTCGGAGATGCGCGCTTCCTTCGCATCGCCGACTGCGCGGCGGAGTTGCGCGACAACCGTCGCGGCGCAGTCGAGTTGATGGCGACCCCGGCGCTGGCGATCGAGGCGATCCTGGCAGCGGCGGGCGACCGTACGCCGGCGACTGACGTGGAATGGACTCGTGCATTGCGGGCGAAGCACTGCGAACGGGCGGACAAGCTCGTGAGTTCGATGCGGAATGCCCCCCCGGGCAGCGACGGGCTGATGCATCCGAATCGCCTCATCGCGGCCCTGCGCGATGCGCTGCCTTCGGACGCGGTCGTCGTCGCCGACGGAGGAGATTTCCTGAGCTTTGCACGCGTCGGCCTGCCCGCAACGACCTACCTCGACCCCGGCTCGCTCGGCTGCATCGGTGTGGGAACCCCCTTCGGCGTGGCTGCGAGCCTCGCCTGCCCCGACCGCACGGTGGTCGTCGCGACCGGCGACGGCGCGTTCGGCTTCAACGCGATGGAGCTCGATTCCGCCGTGCGGCACAAAGCACCGGTTCTCGTGGTCGTAGCCAATAATGGCGCGTGGGCGATCGAAGTGCGCGACCAGCAGGAAACGCATGGCAAGGTGTGCGGAACAAGGTTACAGTTCTCCGATCACGCTGCGATGGCGCGCGCATTCGGAATGCACGCCGAACGGGTCGAAAAGGCGGAGGACTTGCCCGGGGCGATCGAACGTGCGCTCGCCAACCGGCCTGCCCTGCTCGATGTCCTCGTGACACCGGATGCGGCCTCGTCCGACGCCAAGTCGGGGCTTGCATGGGTACCCGATCTGCAACCACTCGCGGCGTGGAACGACGCCGAGCGCCGCTGGCGCGACGGCGATGGAGCCTGA
- the aldA gene encoding aldehyde dehydrogenase, with the protein MNKSYRNFIDNQFVDSEGGATIEVRNPATHELLGVVPASTAADVDRAVEAARRAQPAWERLPAIERANHLRRIANKLRDNKERLARTITLEQGKILDLARVEVDFTANYMDYMAEWARRIEGEIIPSDRPGETIFLHRKPIGVTAGILPWNFPFFLIARKMAPALVTGNTIVIKSSEETPLNAVEFAEIVAECDLPAGVFNLISGAGATGAALSAHKDVGLVSFTGSVQTGIRIMETASRNLTRVNLELGGKAPAIVLNDADLELTARALHASRVLNTGQVCNAAERVYVQRGVASALAEKVTALMADTRYGNPMADQGLHMGPLVNKIGLDKVAALVDSARRQGAEILTGGKVADREGFHYEPTVLMGCRSDMDVMTKEIFGPVLPVQIIEDLDEAIALANDSEYGLTSSIFTRDLNAAMKATRELRFGETYINREHFEAMQGFHAGRRKSGIGGADGKHGLYEYTETHVVYLQTT; encoded by the coding sequence ATGAACAAGTCGTATCGCAACTTCATCGACAACCAGTTCGTGGATTCGGAAGGCGGCGCCACGATCGAGGTGCGCAACCCGGCGACGCACGAACTCCTCGGGGTCGTGCCCGCCTCCACCGCGGCCGATGTCGATCGCGCCGTCGAGGCCGCCCGGCGCGCCCAGCCGGCCTGGGAAAGGCTGCCGGCGATCGAGCGCGCGAACCACCTGCGCCGCATCGCCAACAAGCTCCGCGACAACAAGGAGCGCCTCGCGCGCACGATCACGTTGGAACAGGGCAAGATCCTCGACCTCGCCCGTGTGGAAGTCGATTTCACGGCCAACTACATGGACTACATGGCCGAGTGGGCGCGCCGGATCGAAGGCGAGATCATCCCCTCCGACCGTCCCGGCGAGACGATCTTCCTGCATCGCAAGCCGATCGGGGTCACCGCGGGCATCCTGCCGTGGAACTTCCCGTTCTTCCTGATCGCCCGCAAGATGGCGCCGGCGCTCGTGACCGGCAACACCATCGTCATCAAGTCGAGCGAGGAGACGCCGCTCAACGCGGTCGAATTCGCCGAGATCGTCGCCGAGTGCGACCTGCCGGCCGGCGTGTTCAACCTTATCAGCGGCGCGGGTGCGACCGGTGCCGCGCTGAGTGCGCACAAGGACGTCGGCCTCGTGAGCTTCACCGGCAGCGTGCAGACCGGCATCCGCATCATGGAAACGGCTTCGCGCAACCTCACCCGCGTGAATCTCGAACTCGGCGGCAAGGCCCCGGCGATCGTTCTGAACGACGCCGACCTCGAGCTGACCGCGCGCGCGTTGCACGCATCGCGCGTACTCAATACCGGGCAGGTGTGCAACGCGGCCGAGCGCGTCTACGTGCAGCGGGGCGTCGCCTCGGCGCTGGCGGAGAAGGTGACCGCGCTGATGGCCGACACGCGCTACGGCAATCCGATGGCGGACCAGGGCCTGCACATGGGGCCGCTAGTGAACAAGATCGGGCTGGACAAGGTCGCGGCGCTGGTCGACAGCGCACGGCGGCAGGGGGCGGAGATTCTGACCGGCGGCAAGGTCGCCGACCGCGAGGGCTTCCACTACGAGCCGACGGTGCTGATGGGCTGCCGTTCCGACATGGACGTGATGACGAAGGAAATCTTCGGGCCAGTCCTGCCGGTGCAGATCATCGAGGATCTCGACGAGGCCATCGCGCTCGCCAACGACTCCGAGTATGGCCTGACCTCGTCCATCTTCACGCGTGACCTCAACGCCGCGATGAAGGCGACGCGCGAGCTGCGCTTCGGCGAGACCTACATCAACCGCGAGCACTTCGAGGCCATGCAGGGCTTCCACGCTGGTCGCCGCAAGTCCGGCATCGGTGGCGCGGACGGCAAGCACGGTCTGTACGAGTACACCGAAACGCACGTGGTCTATCTGCAGACCACCTGA